From the genome of Dermacentor andersoni chromosome 3, qqDerAnde1_hic_scaffold, whole genome shotgun sequence:
TCTGTATACTGTGTTTAGTGCTGTTTGCTTCCAAAAAATGTGCCAACTAGCTTGCCTAGTCGTGTTGTTGCCATTTATAAATGTGCGCAGTCTTTTGCCATAAGTTTAAACTATCTGTTCCCATGGCCCTTCCCTCTCGTTTTAATCCctggtgcagggtagccaaccagataaGCATCTGGTTGGTTTTAAGGCTTATCTGTTAACccctcagccccttccttttcttctttctctcgaCTGTGTGTACTCACGTTTTGGGTGTTCGGCGGCCAGGCGTCCTGCGACGAGGTGTGACAGGGCTGGGTGTTTCGATGCCAAAAGGGGAGTACAACCTCACAGGTGTCTGGCAGTGAAGAGGGGAGTAAGATCCTGGAGGAAGTCGGTACTTTGTACGGCTTCGGCCTCCTTGCAGGCACCTCTGGAAGCACATATTGTGGAGAGCAAGTCACTCTCTTTGGAACGTGAAGTATGGcggtgctaattgtggccactgTATTTGTTACTTTGGTTGAGCAGATTACACATTTGGAAAATGCGTGGCAGGCAGAAAATCCTGCCGGACGAAGGAAAACACTGCTAGTACTAATTACTCGCCACCGGTTGCTTCATTTGACCTGATGCATCTATAGGACTTGGGCCACATGACACATGGTCACATTGTTGGGGTACAGAGGACTGTTGTGTTTAGTCCAATGCCTCTTGTAACAGTGGTTCAACATGCTTTCATGATGCACTCTTATGTGCATCTCATTCTGTTTACAGGATGGCCTTGTCACTTTTCTTACAGCACAAAATTTCTTTACAATAGTTTTTCACTGACAACACTTCACTGAAGGCTGGAGAGATCCTTCTCCAGAATATATcttctttaaaggggccctgaaccacccctcgggcttggtgaaataacatagtctgcaGGTAGCatgtgctgctgtgaacatctcagccaagttttgctgttgcGCGTGAAGCTCGCAAacggatcgcgaagtcacctttatctcaaatgctctcttttcaacagaaggccctgtcctcactctatTCTAGATGCACTAATTCGTGATCGGATGCACTATTtcatcattcccttagacggctgctattggccaatagctgacatcaagctgcgttCGGCTACATGGTGTAGATGCTATGGCCGCTgcagggtgccgccacgagtccactggctaagcacacTGCGGCCCACTGAAGACAACCGCGTCTAGCTTGTGTTTAgtgcgtcgtaggcaccaaaggcggaagtagtggcgtctacgttaacatccaaaacgaaatttgaactgcgcgccacggtgacactGAGAAGGCGGAGagttgtgggcatgccccactgcAAAGTAGCCTTCGTAGTGCaaggcactggagaaggaacgggagcacagcagaggccatgtttgattgccaataactctgcttctgcagAATGCagtgaagtactttttgcggcaaagtgtttCTGAAATAGCCCATTTTACTTCAAATGCCATTCTCCAccttgataaaaagtggttcagagcccctttaacCTCCAGCTCCGTCTACTTGCACTTGAAATTACAATATTGTTCTGTTCAAAGCATCCTGTCTGCATACTCTGGATGCAGAAGATGATCATGACACCCACAAAAGGTAATTGTTCAAGACTGCTGAAAAATGAATACAGATGTCACCATTACCACAGACTGAACtgtgggcttagcagcgcaacaccaaagccactgcgccaccaTGTCGGATAGTTGCAAACAGAGCACATGCTGGAAAGTAAGTTACATAGATTTTCTAGTTGAACTACATTTAAACTGGCAGGAACTAAAGCATAATGAATTAGGATATGTTGGACAGGACTAATGACCTTCAAATGGCTGGCCTTCTGTTGGAGTCTCTGCAATTCTCACTTCTTGCAAGCACAACTGTTGTGCAAGTCTTTGGAAAGCAGATTTGCACACATTCAGAGGCCACCTCTAGGAAGCAGACGAAAGCTTTTCACACATGTGGCCACTTATGGAAGCTGCAATGACTAGCAAAAACATCTTTCTGCAAACAGGCCTGTTAGCACAAACTCGCTTCGTTTTCTCTCTCTAAAGATCATGATGGACTTCGTGCTGTCATGGGTGTGGAAGCTGTGCTTACAACTGGCGATTAATAGGAGTCTGCAAAAATTTATGTTCGAACATGACAGATAACACTTATTGGAGGCTACAAGGAGAAAGATTGACGAGAGTGGCCATTGTTCCCAATCACTCTGCCACTGGCCATAAGAAACTATTTCTTGGGTGAACACTTGGAGCATACAACTTTGGTTCAATAACTTAAAGCCATCCATTAAGGATGCCTCGCCCTTAGACAGCTTTCAAATTTGTAATCTTAATATAAGCAAGGCACTTCCCATCTACCCAGCCTCAAACATATTTGTATCTATTTAAAATTATGTGTGGCACTGTAGTATCATTTAGATCCTTTTGATGAGCAAAGCACTTTTCGTGCATCTGTTAAtatgctgttgctttgtttcattACTGTTATTGTCACGGTGCAACAGGTACGAACACTTTTCAGTTGCTCCTCATTTAAAATATGATCATTTGACTGGACATGCAGTTGTGAATGGCATTACATGCATTGGATAATGTAAATAGCCTTTTCTTCATTGATTGGACTCAATGAACTATATGTTACTTTGTTTATAAACAAAGAAATATGCTATCTTGCTCAAACTCCTCTAGGTATAAACAAGTTTACGCTTGCAAATCATGTCATTGGGTTTGGAGCTCGCACCACCGAAGCATCCTTGCATTCACTGGTTGCCATATTTTACCGGCTATATGCATACACGCAGACATGACGCAAATTTTGCAGCAGGTGGGTCAGGCATCCTTATCTTCAGGTGTTTCACAAGAAAGAATTCTCATTTAATCTCTCAGTTAATGGCAACCTCGGCTGAGGTCGTCCTAATGCCGAGTTCCCTCGAGTCCCGTAAGTAGCAGCGAGAAAcagcagacccccccccccccccccctctctccgtTTCAAAATCGGGGTGAATGCCCCCTTATCCTTATGGGACAGTGGAGTACCGAGCGAGATACCGCTAAGCCACACCGCTTCCCCTCTCCCCCACATTCCGACGTCGTCCCTGGTGCTCGGTTCTCGTCATCGTCGCCTTCTCTCTGCTCCCCCGCACGTCACGCGTGAATCTACAGACTTAAAATTCGTACTGTACCCCAGTACTTGCTCGTAAAAGGCCTCGTGGTACGCACGTGGGCAACTCGACCGTGCTCGAAATATATCCATCTACCGCCTTCTTTTGCATGTCCTTTTTCCTTCCTAGATCAACATGTCCTCTCTGGCAATTTGATTTATACCAGCGTGAATAGCGTGGTCTCTCTCCAGGGCATTCTGTAGCAAGTGTCGTTTACTATAACAACTTATTCCCTACGGGGAGCAATTACCAGCGTAACTTTGTCAAGGCAACACTGCGACTTCTCCGAGCCTTCAAACTACGACCTACAGTAGGTCGTGCTTCAAACATACAGCAACGACTGAAGACATACAAATACAAAAAGAAATCGGTGACGACACGACGCAACACCCTGCAACGGTCAAACACGACGTTCGTTAGGCAGCATTAGCCGGGCATAAAATGTACGTTCCAATCATGATCGCGCAGTGCTTAACTCAGAAAACACATCGTGAAGCAGCGACTTACGTTGGAGATGTTTTCAACTGCAGATTTGACGTTTTCCAAGGCCTGGCGTGCCGTGCTTCGGACTTCTCTCAAAGCGCAGTAGGCCGTTCCCATCGACTTGTTGATCTTGGTTCGGTTTCCATTTCGGAGCTTTCGTAAATTCTCTCGGGTTTTTTCCCGCATATTTCTTCGCAAAGCACGCGCGTTTGCGCTTTGTGACGACATAACTTCGAAAAACGCGCTAGCAGATAACGCACGC
Proteins encoded in this window:
- the LOC126544563 gene encoding uncharacterized protein, translating into MSSQSANARALRRNMREKTRENLRKLRNGNRTKINKSMGTAYCALREVRSTARQALENVKSAVENISNRCLQGGRSRTKYRLPPGSYSPLHCQTPVRLYSPFGIETPSPVTPRRRTPGRRTPKTRALGTPARKLRDELKEIETGIGELHTVAEKISKRQAKKT